The Micromonospora krabiensis genome window below encodes:
- a CDS encoding MFS transporter: protein MTTATGATAVGHRPTGRWPRPFRLLYTATVVHDVGFHVGQLAVPVLAVDLLSASPGQVGLLGALSTAAFLVIGLPAGVWVDRWPRRTVLVTADLLRAALVASVPVAWWAGWLTIHQLYVVVLLTGVGTVFADVAAQSVLPELVGRDRLVAANSLLMTTSGTLQIAGRGLGGLVVQALTAPVAIVVDAIGFAISAAVLRRIPAPPRTAPTRRHGGFGRQLGAGVRHVLGNPLLRPLAASTAGINLTMQLTTTMLPVVFLRELGLGPAALGLFLAVGGIGALLGAVTAQPIARRIGHGRALWLPGLLVAPLGLLVALIEAGPMLWLAGLGWLALAWRTGIGNVIGVSLRQRVTPDALLGRMNATFRFLLTGALTVGAAVAGLLAQYVDVRTSLLVGAVANGLTWLPVLCSPLRALRRPPAPHAT from the coding sequence ATGACCACCGCCACCGGGGCAACGGCCGTCGGACACCGTCCGACCGGCCGCTGGCCACGTCCCTTCCGGCTGCTCTACACCGCGACTGTCGTGCACGACGTCGGCTTCCACGTCGGCCAGTTGGCCGTTCCGGTCCTCGCCGTGGACCTGCTCTCCGCGAGCCCCGGCCAGGTGGGGCTGCTCGGCGCGCTGAGCACCGCCGCCTTCCTGGTGATCGGCCTGCCGGCCGGGGTCTGGGTCGACCGCTGGCCCCGCCGCACCGTGCTCGTCACCGCGGACCTGCTGCGCGCGGCGCTGGTGGCCTCGGTGCCGGTGGCCTGGTGGGCGGGTTGGTTGACCATCCACCAGCTCTACGTCGTGGTGCTGCTCACCGGCGTCGGCACCGTCTTCGCTGACGTGGCGGCGCAGAGCGTCCTGCCGGAATTGGTCGGCCGGGACAGGTTGGTCGCCGCGAACTCGCTGCTGATGACCACGAGCGGCACCCTGCAGATCGCCGGACGCGGGCTCGGCGGTCTGGTGGTGCAGGCGCTCACCGCGCCGGTCGCCATCGTGGTGGACGCGATCGGCTTCGCGATCTCCGCGGCCGTCCTGCGCCGGATCCCGGCGCCGCCGCGAACGGCGCCGACCCGGCGGCACGGCGGATTCGGTCGGCAGCTCGGCGCCGGCGTCCGGCACGTGCTCGGCAACCCGCTGCTGCGCCCGCTCGCCGCCTCGACCGCGGGCATCAACCTGACCATGCAGCTGACCACCACGATGCTGCCCGTCGTCTTCCTGCGCGAGCTGGGCCTCGGCCCGGCCGCGCTCGGGCTGTTCCTCGCCGTCGGCGGGATCGGAGCGCTGCTCGGGGCGGTGACCGCCCAGCCGATCGCGAGGCGGATCGGCCACGGCCGTGCGCTCTGGCTGCCCGGCCTGCTCGTCGCGCCGCTCGGCCTCCTGGTCGCGCTGATCGAAGCCGGCCCGATGCTGTGGCTGGCCGGCCTCGGATGGCTCGCGCTGGCCTGGCGGACCGGCATCGGCAACGTCATCGGGGTGAGTTTGCGGCAGCGCGTCACCCCCGACGCGCTGCTCGGACGAATGAACGCCACCTTCCGGTTCCTGCTCACCGGGGCGCTCACCGTGGGCGCCGCGGTCGCCGGGCTGCTCGCCCAGTACGTGGACGTACGCACCTCATTGCTGGTCGGCGCGGTCGCCAACGGGCTCACCTGGCTGCCGGTTCTCTGCTCGCCGCTGCGGGCCCTGCGCCGACCGCCGGCACCGCACGCCACCTGA
- a CDS encoding AMIN-like domain-containing (lipo)protein, translating into MRIRSALTALAVLVAGLVAGAGSGTADTVGTAGTARAVATGSPYCGITWGSGEKTAGTLSSAPLVEVRTGRHECHDRVVFEFDGPVSGYAVGYGETWTEGEGLPLSPYTAGGALLRVSLRAPAYDETHAATVPYRVGEHAANVLRYQTLRDVVFGGSFEGYTTFAVGVRARLPFRVFVLAGPGTHSRIVVDVAHQWQE; encoded by the coding sequence ATGAGGATCAGGAGCGCACTGACGGCACTGGCCGTCCTGGTGGCCGGACTGGTGGCCGGCGCGGGCAGCGGCACGGCGGACACCGTCGGCACGGCCGGCACTGCCCGCGCGGTGGCCACCGGGTCGCCGTACTGCGGGATCACCTGGGGCAGCGGCGAGAAGACCGCCGGCACGCTGAGCAGCGCCCCGCTGGTCGAGGTACGCACCGGGCGGCACGAGTGCCACGACCGGGTGGTGTTCGAGTTCGACGGGCCGGTCAGCGGTTACGCCGTCGGCTACGGCGAGACGTGGACCGAGGGTGAGGGGCTGCCGCTGTCGCCGTACACGGCGGGCGGCGCGCTGCTGCGGGTCTCCCTGCGGGCACCGGCGTACGACGAGACGCACGCGGCGACCGTGCCGTACCGGGTCGGTGAGCACGCGGCCAACGTGCTGCGCTACCAGACCCTGCGGGACGTGGTCTTCGGCGGCAGCTTCGAGGGCTACACGACCTTCGCGGTCGGGGTGCGGGCCCGGCTGCCGTTCCGGGTGTTCGTGCTCGCCGGCCCGGGTACGCACAGCCGGATCGTGGTGGACGTGGCCCACCAGTGGCAGGAGTGA